ATCCGTGTGATCCCAAAACTTTAAACCTAAGATGGATAAATAGAGAAACTCAATATGATCATATAGATACAGTTGAAGAATGGATTTTACAATCGAATGGTCAACCTCAAAAGCGACGGACATTACTTAATATAAGAAGACCATTTTTTAATCATAACGGTGTTAATAGCTTAAACTTTTCACCTGAAACAGGAAAACTTGTTTTAACAACTGGAGATGGTGGATCAGGCTATGATCCATTTAATTTAAGTCAGGATGATATGGAGATAGCTGGTAAAATAATTGAAATTGATGTAGTTAAGAATACATTTATCAATAATCCACCCGTAGTCACGCGCTTTAATGAACTTCCCTCATCTATTCAGGAAACGCTTACGGTAATTGCTAAAGGAGTTCGCAATATAACAGGCATTTCATTTCAAAGGTTTTATAATCAGTATATCAAATATGTGGGAAATGTCGGACAGGATTTGGTAGAGTCGATTTTTTCATTCGTTCATTATAAACCAATATCGGTTACTCAGCTTATTCAAGCTTCTTTAATGAGATCTAATCCTGACCAAGAAGGATTTATTAACTTTGGTTGGCGAGGGTGGGAAGGTGATTTTCCTACTTCGTTTATAAGGGGCTGTTCTGAGAATTCGACTTTGGATGAGAAAACAATGGCTTATTACAATGAAACAGTCAAAACTTCAGTGAGGCGTCTTCAGCCTTTAACTAGTTATTTTCATAAAGATCCCCGACCCGATAAGTTTGGAGGAACTGCACTTACAGGAGTCCAGCCATATATGGGGAATGGAATCCCAAATTTAACGGGAAGCGTTGTGTTTACCGATCTTGCCCAGAAGGAACAATCTCGACCTCTGGTTAGAGGGGTTTTAGCTTATACTAGGGCAAGTACAGATGGTAAACTAAATGATTTTAGTGTTATTGAAACCGATTATAATTTTGGATCTCAATCAGCTTATTATGTTAGTTTGGGAAGGAATCTGGATCAAACCAGATTATATTTAGGGGTTTATGGCTCTATGAAGGTGACTGATTTTAACCAAGGTACTATTTTTGAAATTGTTCCATGATTTGTAACTATAGAATTCGACGGTTGGCGTATTTATCGTACATTTACTACATTTGTGACGATAAATCCAAAAAAGGAGAAAATTTCAAAATAGGGCTAATTGTAGCTTTGAAATAAGGTTTGTTCAACAATACCTTGCAAACCCTATGCCCATCAACTTATGGAATTCTTTGTTCCTTAAAATGAAAAATAAGAAGGAACACCAAAGGGAGAGAATGCGCCTGTCCATACTTGCTCACTTGAAACACCGGATAAATAATTTTTTGTTCTAAAGTTTTGTCCAACTAGCAGAATAAAGGAGCAGGAATGGTCATGAAAAAAGGATTCCAGCATCTTATTAGCATTTCCCATCAATCTATAACGTTGGCAATACCGCATAAAATTACAAGGGAATGAATAGTATAGAAAGTGACTAGTTGGATATTTTTAGGAGGTTGTTTTAATAAAACGGTTTGTTCGTTATTGGTATCAATCGATGATAGAGATAGATGGAGACTATGTTCATTTGAAAAAGATGTCTCTTGCAGCCAAGTTGGTTATTACAGCCTTACTGAGTACATTTGCCACTATGGTTTCAATCAGCAGGGGCTTTATGCTTGGTATAGGCTATCTGATTAGTTTTCTAGCCACATTACCAATCTTTTTAGTTACTTGCTTTCTACCCCCAAGGAATCCTCTCTTATATCCTTACAATTTTCCTTTTATTTATCATTCAGCCGAGTGAACTAATCATCTTTCCCTTTACAACAGGTTTATTAGGTATAGCGATGGTGTGGCCTTTTTACAATTGAAGAGGAGAATTGTGGTTGTTCTTTTTCATCAATATGTCTACTTACGGGTATTATGGTGATTCTGTATTTTATTCCTTTTTCCCGTGCTAGGCCCTACTGTTGATACAACTATGGATTCAAAGGTTATTGCAATAATATTTATATTGAGTTTTCTTTACTGCCGGCTCTTCGCGGAACTTTGTAGAATACTCATGAATGGATTATGTCGGGCATTGCTTAACAGTTGAGTGAAATCCTTTTGAACAAATAAGCGTTGTAATGCCACATATATTTCAAAAGAAGGAGGGGACTAGATGAAGCTGGCATT
The nucleotide sequence above comes from Brevibacillus laterosporus LMG 15441. Encoded proteins:
- a CDS encoding PQQ-dependent sugar dehydrogenase, producing MIKVKVSLRPIVSKINLPTVLKTTLLPGDSIERLFIATQVGEIFYIGNGVIRTFLDIRPRIIKLGKSEQGVSGIGYDERGLLGLAFHPEFYYNGLFYLHYSVAGTQGPGALSESFKPNPCDPKTLNLRWINRETQYDHIDTVEEWILQSNGQPQKRRTLLNIRRPFFNHNGVNSLNFSPETGKLVLTTGDGGSGYDPFNLSQDDMEIAGKIIEIDVVKNTFINNPPVVTRFNELPSSIQETLTVIAKGVRNITGISFQRFYNQYIKYVGNVGQDLVESIFSFVHYKPISVTQLIQASLMRSNPDQEGFINFGWRGWEGDFPTSFIRGCSENSTLDEKTMAYYNETVKTSVRRLQPLTSYFHKDPRPDKFGGTALTGVQPYMGNGIPNLTGSVVFTDLAQKEQSRPLVRGVLAYTRASTDGKLNDFSVIETDYNFGSQSAYYVSLGRNLDQTRLYLGVYGSMKVTDFNQGTIFEIVP